The following proteins are co-located in the Anas platyrhynchos isolate ZD024472 breed Pekin duck chromosome 1, IASCAAS_PekinDuck_T2T, whole genome shotgun sequence genome:
- the OR2AT4 gene encoding olfactory receptor 2AT4 gives MESCSSNASTKDFFLVGFPALQDFQTPLFFVFLLFYLLILVGNAIIITVVVVDRTLHKPMYFFLLNLSVLDVLFTTTTIPKMLAMFLTCTSHLLVVGTYYSSIAVAYVSYRADIPVDVHVMSNVVFCILTPLLNPIIYTLRNKEVKSASRRTAWYK, from the exons atggagagctgcagcagcaacgCTTCCACTAAGGACTTTTTCCTGGTGGGCTTCCCGGCTCTCCAGGATTTCCagaccccccttttttttgtcttcttgctgTTCTACCTGCTGATCCTGGTCGGCAATGCCATAATTATCACCGTGGTGGTGGTTGACCGCACGCTCCACAAACCCATGTACTTTTTCCTGCTCAACCTCTCCGTGCTCGACGTGCTCTTCACAACCACCACCATCCCCAAGATGCTGGCCATGTTCCTG ACGTGCACGTCCCACCTGCTCGTGGTGGGCACTTACTACTCCTCCATCGCCGTGGCGTACGTCTCCTACAGGGCGGACATCCCCGTTGACGTCCACGTCATGAGCAACGTTGTCTTCTGCATTTTGACCCCCTTGCTGAACCCCATCATCTACACCTTGCGGAACAAGGAAGTCAAATCTGCG agcAGGCGGACAGCCTGGTACAAATGA